A window of the Acidovorax sp. YS12 genome harbors these coding sequences:
- a CDS encoding CopG family transcriptional regulator gives MTRARLNIFVEPEHARRLEDLSAHRGVSKSSVIAAALASFLSPDATDQREAATAKRLDRLSRQFERLERDQAILIETVALYLRHYLTVALPVPEQQQEALRAQGRARYAQFIEQLARHIQRGRSLVREIHEEIGPLDGDVPVASVAPDGGEGGT, from the coding sequence GTGACCCGCGCCCGCCTGAACATCTTCGTCGAGCCCGAGCACGCTCGGCGCCTGGAGGACCTCTCGGCCCACCGGGGTGTCTCCAAGTCCTCTGTGATTGCAGCGGCGCTCGCGTCCTTCCTGTCGCCGGACGCGACGGACCAGCGCGAGGCCGCGACGGCCAAGCGCCTGGACCGGCTCTCGCGCCAGTTCGAGCGCCTGGAGCGCGACCAGGCCATCCTGATCGAGACCGTGGCGCTGTACCTGCGCCACTACCTGACCGTGGCCCTGCCGGTACCCGAGCAGCAGCAGGAAGCCCTGCGCGCCCAGGGGCGCGCCCGCTATGCGCAGTTCATCGAGCAGCTGGCCCGCCACATCCAGCGCGGGCGCAGCTTGGTGCGCGAGATCCATGAGGAGATCGGTCCCCTGGATGGGGACGTTCCGGTAGCTTCGGTTGCGCCTGATGGCGGGGAGGGCGGCACATGA
- a CDS encoding LysR family transcriptional regulator, with product MIELRHLRYFIAIAEELNFRRAAERVHIDQTPLSRTIRDLEDRWGVTLFIRAPRRLELTPAGAKLLDHAHSLLIRLERAKRVVRAVDARYREPLRIGVDDSTVQPRLADCLSRWGRLVPDTPVELREMHAAELLAALRNEEVDVGFSFGLQDEEAIAQQPAWHSPMVAIVSPEHELAVRQAVSWRALMSFPAISFSSATHPGLHGQVASVLREKVLSPVIAAEARTLSGYLTRVAVGQGVGVADAEHMRTLQRSDVLVLPLVEPAHFTTYVLHKHQRFGLSESVQRFLTHVSTLT from the coding sequence ATGATCGAACTACGGCATCTGCGCTATTTCATCGCCATTGCTGAAGAGCTCAACTTCCGCCGCGCCGCCGAGCGCGTGCACATTGATCAGACCCCGTTGTCACGCACTATCCGCGATCTGGAGGACCGGTGGGGCGTGACGCTCTTCATACGGGCTCCACGCAGGCTGGAACTCACACCAGCAGGGGCCAAGCTGCTTGATCATGCGCACAGCCTGCTCATTCGGCTGGAGCGCGCCAAGCGCGTGGTACGGGCCGTTGATGCTCGCTATCGGGAGCCCCTGCGTATAGGCGTGGATGACAGCACGGTGCAGCCACGGCTGGCAGATTGCTTGAGCCGCTGGGGTCGGCTTGTTCCGGACACCCCTGTGGAACTCAGGGAGATGCATGCGGCGGAGTTATTGGCAGCCCTGCGCAACGAGGAGGTGGATGTTGGATTCTCCTTCGGCCTGCAGGATGAGGAGGCCATTGCTCAGCAACCGGCATGGCACAGCCCCATGGTGGCAATTGTCTCACCGGAACATGAGCTGGCTGTGCGTCAGGCAGTGTCATGGAGAGCACTGATGTCCTTTCCTGCAATATCATTCTCTTCGGCAACTCACCCGGGGTTGCACGGGCAGGTGGCGTCTGTCCTGCGGGAGAAGGTCTTGTCTCCTGTGATCGCGGCGGAGGCGCGGACATTGTCCGGCTACCTGACCCGCGTGGCTGTGGGGCAGGGTGTTGGCGTGGCCGACGCCGAACACATGCGGACGCTGCAGCGCAGCGATGTGTTGGTGCTTCCTCTGGTCGAACCCGCGCACTTCACGACCTACGTTTTGCACAAGCATCAGCGCTTTGGACTGTCCGAGTCAGTGCAACGTTTCCTTACCCATGTCAGCACTTTGACGTGA
- a CDS encoding VirB3 family type IV secretion system protein: MNLPHSLPPGFEVPLHRSLTEPILLGGAPRTVAIANGTLAAAVGLGLQLWVPGLVLWIAGHTLAVWGARVDPQFMPVFARHIKQRPLLDV, from the coding sequence ATGAACCTGCCCCACAGCCTGCCGCCGGGTTTCGAGGTGCCGCTGCACCGGTCGCTGACCGAGCCCATCCTGCTGGGCGGCGCGCCACGCACCGTGGCCATCGCCAATGGCACATTGGCCGCTGCCGTCGGTCTGGGCCTGCAGTTGTGGGTGCCGGGCCTGGTGCTCTGGATCGCGGGGCACACGCTGGCGGTCTGGGGCGCGCGCGTGGACCCGCAGTTCATGCCGGTGTTTGCGCGCCACATCAAGCAGCGGCCGCTGCTGGACGTGTAG
- a CDS encoding conjugal transfer protein TraG, whose amino-acid sequence MASRSEGGKERASSAHTGILFGQITAVMGVTVCGVWVATQWTAHALGYQPRLGAAWFDLSGLPVYEPWKLFEWWYWYDAYAPEVFSRGGAIAASSGLLATGVAIGMAVWRSRLARRVTTYGSARWAEHEDIDKAGLTGPAGVFLGRAPGRDSSYLRHEGPEHVMAFAPTRSGKGVGLVVPTLLSWPGSAVVHDIKGENWHLTAGWRARFSHCLLFNPTDARSAAYNPLLEVRRGVHEVRDVQNIADILVDPEGALERRNHWEKTSHALLVGAILHVLYAGEDKTLRGVANFLSDPACPFEVTLHRMMSTPHLAVEQGSAPHPVVASAAREVLNKSENERSGVLSTAMSFLGLYRDPTVAEVTSRCDWRIADLIASAHPVSLYLVVPPSDISRTKPLIRLILNQIGRRLTESLDGSDGIERRHKLLLMLDEFPALGRLDFFESALAFMAGYGLRAFLIAQSLNQIDKAYGPNHAILDNCHVRIAFATNDERTAKRISDALGTATELRAQRNYAGHRLAPWLGHLMVSRQETARPLLTPGEVMQLPPDDAVVMVSGHAPIRARKLRYYQDRNFLVRVLPAPVLVGGGYADRPAGRSDDWSMLPVLAAASVAMAGGVGGAADEGGHQLKPDLEAAFVPSRDDGAQDLILLEDERDDDGAPLLPRDLDRQLVRNARLAALDPDDGIVL is encoded by the coding sequence ATGGCATCTCGATCAGAGGGGGGCAAGGAGCGGGCATCCTCCGCCCACACCGGTATCCTGTTTGGCCAGATCACGGCCGTCATGGGCGTCACTGTGTGTGGCGTGTGGGTGGCCACGCAATGGACGGCGCATGCGCTGGGCTACCAGCCGCGCCTGGGCGCCGCCTGGTTCGATCTCTCGGGGCTTCCGGTCTACGAGCCCTGGAAGTTGTTCGAATGGTGGTACTGGTACGACGCCTATGCGCCCGAGGTTTTCTCGCGCGGCGGCGCCATCGCGGCTTCCAGTGGCCTGCTTGCCACCGGTGTGGCCATCGGCATGGCGGTGTGGCGCTCGCGCCTGGCGCGGCGGGTCACCACGTATGGTTCCGCCCGTTGGGCCGAACACGAGGACATTGACAAGGCCGGGCTGACCGGTCCGGCCGGCGTGTTCCTCGGCCGGGCACCTGGCCGGGACAGCTCTTACCTGCGCCACGAAGGACCGGAACATGTGATGGCCTTCGCCCCCACGCGCTCCGGCAAGGGTGTGGGCCTGGTGGTGCCCACGCTGCTGTCCTGGCCCGGCTCCGCCGTGGTTCACGACATCAAGGGAGAGAACTGGCATCTCACGGCGGGCTGGCGTGCGCGCTTCTCGCACTGCCTGCTGTTCAACCCGACGGACGCGCGCTCGGCCGCCTACAACCCCTTGCTGGAAGTGCGGCGCGGCGTGCACGAGGTGCGCGACGTGCAGAACATCGCCGACATCCTGGTGGACCCCGAGGGTGCACTGGAGCGGCGCAACCACTGGGAGAAGACCAGCCATGCGCTGCTGGTGGGGGCCATCCTCCATGTGCTCTATGCCGGCGAAGACAAGACGTTGCGCGGGGTCGCCAACTTCCTCTCCGACCCAGCCTGTCCCTTCGAGGTGACGCTGCACCGCATGATGAGCACGCCGCACCTGGCGGTGGAGCAGGGTAGCGCGCCGCACCCGGTCGTGGCGTCTGCGGCCCGGGAGGTGCTCAACAAGAGCGAGAACGAACGCTCGGGCGTGCTGTCCACGGCCATGAGCTTTCTGGGCCTGTACCGTGACCCCACGGTAGCCGAGGTCACCTCGCGCTGCGACTGGCGCATCGCCGACCTGATTGCTTCGGCGCATCCGGTGTCTTTGTATCTGGTGGTGCCGCCCTCGGACATCAGCCGCACCAAGCCGTTGATCCGCCTGATCCTCAACCAGATCGGGCGGCGCCTGACCGAGTCGCTCGACGGCTCGGACGGCATCGAGCGCCGGCACAAGCTGCTGCTGATGCTCGACGAGTTCCCCGCACTGGGGCGCCTCGACTTCTTCGAGTCGGCGCTGGCATTCATGGCGGGCTACGGGCTGCGGGCCTTCCTGATCGCGCAGTCGCTCAACCAGATCGACAAGGCCTACGGTCCGAACCACGCGATCCTGGACAACTGCCACGTGCGCATCGCCTTCGCCACCAACGACGAGCGCACGGCCAAGCGCATCTCCGACGCGTTGGGAACGGCTACCGAACTGCGCGCCCAGCGCAACTACGCCGGCCACCGGCTGGCACCCTGGCTGGGCCACCTGATGGTCTCGCGGCAGGAGACGGCCCGCCCGTTGCTCACGCCTGGCGAGGTGATGCAGCTGCCGCCCGACGATGCCGTGGTCATGGTCTCGGGCCATGCGCCGATCCGGGCGCGCAAGCTGCGCTACTACCAGGATCGGAACTTCCTGGTACGGGTGCTGCCTGCGCCGGTGCTGGTGGGCGGCGGCTATGCCGATCGCCCAGCAGGGCGGTCGGATGACTGGAGCATGCTGCCGGTGTTGGCCGCCGCCTCGGTTGCCATGGCTGGCGGCGTGGGCGGTGCGGCCGATGAGGGTGGACACCAGCTCAAGCCGGATCTGGAGGCTGCGTTCGTGCCTTCGCGCGATGACGGGGCGCAGGACCTGATCCTGCTGGAGGATGAGCGCGATGACGATGGCGCGCCCTTGCTGCCGCGTGACTTGGATCGCCAACTGGTGCGTAACGCGCGCCTGGCGGCCCTGGATCCTGACGACGGGATTGTCCTGTGA
- the trbB gene encoding P-type conjugative transfer ATPase TrbB, whose translation MTGTSLLPAEPAQRRIRMLRTAMGPEIAAALEDPEVVEVLLNPDGSLWVDRLGTGREPTGAALPPAVAERIIRLVAAHVRAEVHAGLPILSAELPETGERFLGVLPPVVRSPSFAIRKRALRIMTLAQYVDDGILTEEQAAFLRCAVRERLNVVVAGGTSTGKTTLANALLDEIADTGDRVLILEDTVELQCRSDDHVGMRSEPGVTTMADLVRATLRLRPDRIVVGEVRGAEALDLLKAWGTGHPGGIATVHAGSAAGALTRLEQLVQEVSLAVPRALIAEAVNVIVFIAGRGHARRVREIVRVIGHDRDGYQLDGSLGPPFPPIQQVVASHSPSSTSSTKGESS comes from the coding sequence ATGACCGGCACCAGCCTATTACCCGCCGAACCCGCGCAGCGCCGCATCCGCATGCTGCGCACCGCCATGGGACCGGAGATAGCGGCGGCGCTGGAAGACCCAGAGGTGGTCGAAGTGTTGCTGAACCCGGACGGGTCGCTCTGGGTGGACCGGCTGGGCACGGGCCGGGAACCCACCGGCGCCGCGCTGCCGCCGGCGGTGGCTGAACGCATCATCCGGCTGGTGGCGGCCCATGTGCGCGCCGAGGTACATGCGGGTCTGCCCATCCTCTCGGCAGAGTTGCCCGAGACGGGCGAACGCTTCCTGGGCGTGCTGCCGCCCGTGGTGCGCTCGCCCTCGTTCGCGATCCGCAAGCGGGCGCTGCGCATCATGACGCTCGCACAGTATGTGGACGACGGCATCCTGACCGAGGAGCAAGCGGCCTTCCTTCGCTGCGCAGTGCGCGAGCGCTTGAACGTCGTGGTGGCAGGCGGCACCAGCACGGGCAAGACGACGCTCGCCAATGCGCTGCTCGACGAGATCGCCGACACCGGCGATCGGGTGCTGATCCTGGAAGACACGGTGGAATTGCAGTGCCGCAGCGACGACCACGTGGGCATGCGCTCCGAGCCGGGCGTCACCACCATGGCCGACCTGGTACGCGCCACCCTGCGCCTGCGGCCCGACCGCATCGTGGTTGGCGAGGTGCGCGGCGCCGAGGCGCTGGACCTGCTCAAGGCCTGGGGTACGGGACACCCGGGCGGCATCGCCACGGTGCATGCGGGATCGGCGGCGGGCGCGCTCACGCGGCTGGAGCAACTGGTGCAGGAGGTCAGCTTGGCCGTGCCGCGCGCCTTGATCGCGGAAGCCGTCAACGTCATCGTCTTTATTGCAGGGCGCGGCCATGCGCGCCGGGTGCGCGAGATCGTGCGCGTCATTGGCCATGACCGCGATGGCTACCAGCTCGATGGCTCGCTCGGGCCGCCGTTTCCGCCAATTCAGCAGGTCGTGGCATCGCATTCGCCATCTTCAACTTCATCCACCAAGGGAGAATCTTCATGA
- a CDS encoding TrbC/VIRB2 family protein, with protein MTHPRLSVHPCLRAAALAALLLALTVPAQAAGSSMPWEAPLQSILESIQGPVARIIAVIIIIATGLTLAFGDTSGGFRRLIQIVFGLSIAFAASSFFLSFFSFSGGAVLA; from the coding sequence ATGACGCATCCACGTCTTTCTGTACATCCGTGCCTGCGGGCGGCGGCCCTGGCCGCCCTGCTGCTGGCCCTCACGGTTCCGGCGCAGGCCGCCGGCTCCAGCATGCCCTGGGAGGCACCGCTGCAGTCCATCCTGGAATCCATCCAGGGGCCGGTGGCGCGCATCATCGCGGTGATCATCATCATTGCCACCGGGCTCACGCTGGCCTTCGGTGATACCTCGGGAGGCTTCCGGCGGTTGATCCAGATCGTGTTCGGGCTGTCGATTGCGTTCGCGGCGTCGAGCTTCTTCCTGTCCTTCTTCTCGTTCTCGGGCGGGGCGGTGCTGGCATGA